The genome window GGATGAGAAATGTGTTAGAAGAGGGAGAAAGACTTATTAGAATAATTCTCTATTGGAAAGGAGACCGGTAAGATGTCAGATGCCAGAATTCAGGCTAAATTAGGATTGATATTAGGATTGATAGTTAGTCTTATTGTACTTTTACTATCATATTGTGGGGTATTTGAGCCATTTGAATTAAAATCATTAGATTATAGATTTCGGCTATTTTGCCTGAATAAACCATTAGACTTACAAATAAAACTTATACTTAGAGCCTATCCGAAAAGTCCAGCAGCTCTGAAGGTAATCCAGGCACAAGCAAAATGAAGCATTGCTATGTAATTTTCTACCTTCTTTTCCCAGCGGATTAGCAACCGTCTAAAGCGGTTTAA of bacterium contains these proteins:
- a CDS encoding IS5/IS1182 family transposase; translation: LNRFRRLLIRWEKKVENYIAMLHFACAWITFRAAGLFG